The window TCTGTTCTAACATTCTAAGATTCCAAGGTTATAAAATTCTgaagttttgaaattctgaaagcCTGAAGGtctgaaattctaatattttaagatttttaattttcagaacTCCAAAATTCTTATAAATTCTTTACCACTAAACAATCtccaaattataaattataaatggcaGATATGACATTTTTCTGATAGCGAATAGGTTAAAATTCCAGTTcccatataaatttataaaactgAATCGTAACTTCGTATAGATCACCTTAATAATAGCATAAGTATAATTAACTAGGTGAAGTGTATAATTCATCTGTATCCCTTTGATTAAGATATAGATCAATCTGTcgcaattatttatataattaataattaaccgactgaattttactttaattactTGTTTATACGTAATTTTCACCAATCgtaaaaaaatttcttctgGTCATCGTCGCTCTGATTCTCAGGACATTTCGAAACACCTGTCATCGAAGGGAATCAAGTTTCGTACTGACTCAGCAAAATTGTAACATGTTTTTGTTCTATTAACTTTCCAGAAATTGAAGTTCCCATCGGATACAATGATACTGTacgaattaaccctttcagtggAAAATGCTTTTGAAAAATCGAATCAAATGCtacataattaaataacaaacatTTGCGACTCAGAAGTCGTAAGTAAATGATTTGAAATCGTATTTATAATTGTAAGAACAATACCATCTCCCACATTGTACGATTTTAATGTCAAAACTCTCTGCAACAGGCTTTTGTGACTCAATACTGGGGTGGTTGGCTAGCTATTTAAGCAATCAGAATCAAGTTGTTCGTATTGCATGGGGCACCATGCGTCAGGGGCGGTCTCGGGGCCCTCCCTTTAaccccagtgcaggccaccaTGGTGGTTTTAGtaggtaaaaatcccacactacctccggcccctccccggggggctggaggtgtcttattgaaaatttccaccacgtaaaaaaaaaaaggcctactatatatatatattgacgTATTCTCGGGTGTTCCCCAAGACTCTCATAAAAAACCCCTActcttcattttatttataaacgaCTTGTCAAGTAAGATCCAACATAGCCATCAAGATTTTCAAGGAAATAACCTGTTTGTCTCTAGGCCCTTGAGAACTGGTGTATGGAGAACGGTATGGctcttaattataaaaaatgtaactTTATGAGACTGTCCAGGATAAAACGTCCCGAGTCATACGAGTATAGGCTTAATAGTGCGGCCTTGACTTAGATTACTGAAACACGTGACCTTGACTCAGATTACTGAGACCTTGGAGTCAGTTTCCCCACGCATTATCGCCGCGTTGTTGCTGACTCGAATAGAACCCTTGGATTCGTGATACCCCGAGAATCCTGTACTCTACCCTAGTCAGATCACGCTTAGAATACGCTTCAGTAATCTGGTCACCCCACCACATAAAAGATAAGGAACTTATGGAAAGGGTACAGCACAAATGAGTATGGGCCCATACTGActctaagaaaaataaataaataatcaatattGTGCATGCGTCGTTAATTACTGATTGAGCAATTCATCAGATAGAGGTGGACAGAACTTTCCTTGTTCTATAAATGGTTATGTAATAAGATAAAGGGCCTGTAAGTTTTGGCAATCTGCTGTCTGGACTTTTTTTACTCAAGCGTCGATTCGTCACGTAACCCACTCTCTAAGATTATTctttactttgaaaaataagcagataataataaaaaattcatttgttaTTCTATTTAAGAAGGAGTGGCTCTGCCCTTTGCCCGAAAAATTCGTAGAATTGCCCGTAAGATTCTAAAcatctaaaattccaaaattcgaaAGAACGAAGTTCTAATTAACAATATTAAGCGCTTGGCACTGTTCAATGAGCCAAGGTTCTAGACCACCCTTAAGATTTCATCTATATCGTTCAGTGCTAAAAATTGTCCTTCGAAACGAACTTGTAATACGTTGTAAAAGAAACACGAGTAAATAATTATGCGATTCCAGTTAAAACAAGTTTGGTCAATGGTGGTAGGGAGGGACACGAGGCAAACGAAAGCGAATAATACGGGCCTGCATCGAGCGACGATGAGGCGTCCAGGAAAATATTGGGCCAGCGttatgctttctcagtctgcaCCGGGCTCACCATCCGAGTAACACCGTTGGTCGGCTCTAACCGATCACTCTTTTCCTGGCGATCGTGCTTTCgttttcgtttcgttcgacAATCACCTCGGTTTGTGGTCTTGCTTGCATTTAGGATAAAACGCCAGGTCCCAGGAATTTTTACTCGTTCCGTaagtattcaattttaattattacacatTTTTTTGGATGTAATTCTAGCAATTTTACATCTCCTGTTATATTTCACAAGAGACTCAGCAAgaccgtcaattaaaaaaatattaagaaatattaagaaaattttcaaaaaataggaACTGTGAGAAGTGATCATCATTTAAATTGAAACTGTTCGAAAACTAACTCACGACGCACCTTATGCGTCATCCATGACATACCGTAATTTAAGTATTAAAAGGAAAATTCTGTTTCCATTTCGGAAGTTTTTCTTGAACGTGGAGCAATCGTTAAGCTAAAGATGTTTGTATGTTCGTTGAGATGTTGAAATACGTAAAATGTACGCGAAACGTGGGTTAAATTCAGGAAGTAGAAAACTGGTAAACTTTGCACAATTAAGTGATACTTTTAACTACCTCAGAGATAATCGAACATCAAATTcattttatcaattaaaattacttaacCGGtgtgtaattttgaaaataatttttttttgcaaagtgtaatttaaatcatttagaGCAACGAATACCAAGCTTTCTAAATGAAGCAATACGAGAATGTAAGAGTAACCAGAATTTTACGATATGTAATAGAATGATTCAACGTTTATATTGCGTGGTTTTACAACTACGCTATAACATACAATTAAATGATACTATGTTACAAATCAGTGAGATTCATCTATGATTTTACGTAAATAATTTACTAGGTATTTACACGTTCCCTGTCACAATGAAAGGGAGCGTGCGCAGTACGACACGCTATACAAAATTGCAGTTATTTAAAACAGGATTATCAATTATGTGTAAAATTTCACTCCAACTCTAAAAAAAATGCAAAGATCTTTTCAAACTGGTCAACCTGTATTTCTGTCGTTCCAGTTACTTTGTCAACGATATTACGTTTTCGCATCACCGTAAAAGCTATTGCAACACGCTAGAAATATTTGCATAACAGTAATGTTCTTTCTTCTATGTAAATTTCATTGTACTTATAAAAATTCACTATACGTGCtgctttaaaaaagaaagaaaagtgacCTAAATCTTGTATTTAATTCGTTAACATTAATGAgctaatttttgtaaattgaaagaaaatgtaTGATTGTTtattaacataaaaagtaatactTAATTCTGGTATGGGTGTGTTAAGGCTAATGTAATACTATAGTCGTCTGGTTTATAGTGGTAAACCGCAAACGGATTGTGcataaattagaaaacaatcGTAATGACGCACTAAATTGGTTACGGCGGTTGGCTCGAcagcagtaataataataattaaatatgccTGAATCTTGACAAATCCCTCTTTTTTCTTAACACGTACACTCGGATTTAAAAGTCATGGTCACGTATATTTATCGATAATGACCTAATGTAATACATTTGAAATCCAATATGGCGGACTACTTTGGCGCGAAAAAAATTCTATAGTCTTAAATATCGTGAAGGGTAAGCGGGCTAACCTATTTTGTATGCTGATTCGTTCTATATTAACGAAGATAAATACGTGACTTTTGCCAAGATTCGCATAGAATAATAATACTACTCTGTATACGTTTCTTGAATATCTTTGAAACTATCATTTCAAACTACGGCATATATGTATAAACGATAGAACATACCTTGCTGTCATGACCCACGTTGTTGTATGTACACGCTGACATCTGCACCCATGCAGGTAAGGCATCCACAGATTATCGCGACAGTTCCATTATGCTCATCCAGGCGTGTCGTAGTAATCCAGTTTCACTATAATTACGGCACAAATAACTTTTTCACTCGCGTAATTTACACCACTCATCGCATCAACATTCTCCCACGATACTCAAATTCAAACTGTTCGACTTCTAGGCGTCTTTTGTCTCATAGAGCCGGTCACGTGGCCGGGTTACCCATAGGGCGTCAAGATTGgtcaaattaattttcctcaACCAATCGCAGATCGCGATTGTACATCAAAGATCCAAAAATACTGATAGCTGATTGGTCGATTCTGAACCCTCTATTACCGCGGTATATAGATCTGTAATTTGAATTTGCAATTCTACAAGAGTTTGAATGTTATTTGTTACAACTATTATTGGTCTAAATATTTGCTAAATACTTCAAGCAATTTACGTTCCACGATACGATTTAAGTAAAGTATACGTTGCGATATATCAGActaataacaaaatttcaataattatatgCTGTcttattttcactgttctaaaaaaaaagaacgaacgaCACGTTCGCAAATTATTTTTTCCGCTTGAAATGTATAAACGGAAAATTACGCAGCATGGGATATTGTATGGATATTTATTCGACAAGTTTCCGATACGTGAGATTAGTGTCATTCTTAAGGGTTCtttcgaaatatttataaactctGCTGCAATTTCCGCTTCAATCGCAGTACTGTTCCCGATTTGATATTTATAGATACGGCTAATTTGAATCATTGGTTCATTGACTGGATACAATATAAAAGCATCACTGTATTCACTGTCAAACTTATTACCGTTTAATACCTGAAACctacagcttttaattttctatacctTTCAGGGGATAAGATAAAGGTATCATGGCCGAGTCAAAAGTGGAGGAGATCCCTGATAGAATAGTGGAAACCTTCAGAAatcagaatattttaataactggTGGCACTGGTTTTCTGGGAAAAGTTGTTATCGAGAAATTTCTCAGATGTCTACCAAACACGGAGCAAATTTACCTATTGATCAGAtcgaaaaaaggaaaggatCCAAAGCATCGTAtagaagaaattttcaattctccGGTGAGTGACTGGCTCTTCAGCTTCATAAAACATTCTGTTTCTTATTTGAAGGCCGCTGTTACGTACTTTGCTTTTTACACCTATACTAAATTTATAAATCTTTTCAACCATTAAGCGTAGAAGGCAAATGTAAAAGAGGACAAacgaatttttcttttacaaaagaATGAACGATTTTTTATAATGGTCAGTACTATTTTAAACAGACTATTTGAACTAAATGTACAGAAGGTATTACATAAGTATGAAGAAAAAGTAATAGAACCACTTGTTCATACGCAAACAGGTTTCATGTGCGAGATCCCGGATTCTTTGTACAGGAAATCTCCCTAAACTAATTCCAAAGAACAAAGCCGgatataaatacataatatgCAGAGCACTTCGATACAAGTTAAATAACATTAAGAATGTGATTCAGTCTTTTTCATTTACTAGTACAATGCACGTGACAAATCGCATCTTGCTTTTGTGTTTCTTTGaccattaaaaaatgaattcgcAAATTCCTTAGTGAAAGCGCACTATTATGTGCCGCGattattttataagaataaaaatgagaaaCGATGTCAAGGCCTCCTGCATAGGCAGAACGTAAaatgttattatcattattatcaatCCTGATACCTGGTGAAAGTTCTTGTGACGATGTGTTATGTCACATCTTTCAAGCCGGTGGATGTTGAATCCTGTTCTAAACAGACCAACACACACGTGCGACTGATGTAATGTTGACCGAAGAATTTGTTCTTGCATTAAACAGAGACTGTCCAGTTTTATTTTCTGACGAAACGACGCTTTGAactaacaaaattatataatgaaaaatttggctgttttcttttttttaattgagaGTACCGTTCGtttctaaataattaatgaaattgtgTAGAAGAATTGAAAGTATATCATTCGTTTCAACATTGATTTACTGCCATTTAAAAATAGCATCTATAAAGCTTAGGAAATACGAGGAAGCAAGTTTGCTCGTACGTTgaattcattataatttcattatgtACGTATAACGTGGATGAATCGAAGAGTAAATTATTCAGTTATTCTACTGTTTTCATTTgtgcattattatttttatattgagTGAACTGAATAGTGTCAGTCACCGATGATGAACATAACAGCGAACCTTTTAACTAATACGAGTTAGGAATCAATATTTTCAGCTTTTCGAGAAAGTTAAAGAGCAAAGAGGCGCGGCTGAACTTCGCAAAGCGATAACAGTCGTGTATGGTGATGTTTCGTTGCCAGGACTTGGACTTTCCACGGAGGACAGGCAGATGCTTTGCGAGAAGATCAACATTGTGTATCATGCGGCCGCCACAGTACGGTAACGCAGGATTAactaaaataaattagaaacttttaattaaacaaataagaattattgaataaataaattgatttaaatttcAGATTTGACGAGTTGTTAAAGAAAGCAGTATTAGTGAATACACGTGGCACCAAGCAAATGTTGGATCTGGCGAAAGAGATGAAACACCTGAAATTATTTGCTCACATCAGTACAGCATACTGTCATCTTGAAGAAAAAGTATAGTTTCTACTGTAATTAGTAATTGTTAACAAGAATTGACTGTAGAATTCACATTCCTTTGATGTACAATTAGAACCGAATGGAATTCTATTTTAAATGCCTGATCATGTTTAGCTATTAGGAGAAAGACCATACCCTCCGCCTGCAGATCCTCATAAAATAATCAAATGCGTTGAATGGATGGACGACGAGGTCGTTGAAGCTATGACAGACAAGATCTTGGGGGATATTCCAAATACGTACGCCTTTACCAAAGCTTTGTCGGAAGGTCTCGTTCAAGAAGCAATGCCACACATTCCAGCAATCATACTAAGGTATGCACAAGtgattcattaatatttctagaatatgtatattttaatttccaaGAACTTTTTCATTGTAGACCTAGCATAGTCATACCTGTATGGAAGGAACCTCTTCCTGGATGGACGGATAACATCAATGGTCCTACAGGATTGTTAATTGGTGCTGGAAAAGGAGTTATTCGAACAATGTACTGCAATGAGAATGGTTATGCGGATTATCTTCCTGTTGATATCGCTGTGAATGCTATTCTCACCAGTTCATGGAATTACATCTACCTCAAAGATCATGAAAAAAGAGTTTACAATCTTACAAGTAGCAGTGAGTTTAAAGTGAGGaaccatttttataaaattgtaacatattttcttttattagcaATAACTGATGCAATGTGGACGTTTCAGGTATCCTGGGCAGAGATTATTGCTCGTGGTCGAAAAATTACAGAAAAGGTACCTTTAAATGGAGTTGTTTGGTATCCAGGTGGAAGTATGAAGAAATCAAGACTGATGCATAATATATGTGTGTTTCTGTTTCACATGATACCAGCCTACCTCATAGATGCACTTATTTTTCTTGCAGGCTATAAACCAATGTATGTAATGAATATGATAGTCCTGaagttttcaaatattaataataaattatttcaaatagcaTGTGTCGTGTGCAACGTCGAATACAAAAAGGTTTCGAGGTGTTCGAATATTATGCTAACAATCAAtgggattttgaaaattcaaatatatTTGAGTTACGAGATAAACAAAATCCCGTGGAGTATAAAAAGTATCAACTACACGGAGAAGATATGGATATAGACGCTTATTTTGAAACTTGCATACGAGCAGCAAGAATCTACATCTTAAACGAACTGCCTGAAACTTTGCCTGCTGCTCGAAGGCACTTGAAAATGTAAGATACGTTTAgtcatttattttcttaataacGCTTCTTATTCCTAATTCTGTAACTTTATAATTTCAGTATGTACTGGGTTGACGTGATTGCAAAAATACTATTCTTTGTACTACTGATTTACATATTGGCATCTTGGAGTGGAAGCTTCAGAGCATTGTTAATAGGAAGTTGGTCATTTGCTACCAGCACATTGTTACGCTAATCACTCATTACTTAATTTACAGTATTTTCTAGTAACTTTGTACCGTAATATGACCAAataaatgatttctttttttttatcaagcgTTAGCTTATTAGAACGAATTAAATGTTGTACTATAAAagacaatttttcaataataaatatttataatcaaaatcaaattctGTTATTTCTACATCCTTTTCCAACAATGAAAATATATCGGgtaaagagaataaaatagaGAACGATATTCGCACTGGAACGTggctttttatttatatcaaataattaaagAGAACTTAACTCCCTTAAACGGATTCCTGTACAGGTGGTTCATAACCCTCTGGTCTATCAACCTTTGAGCCTGTTTCACCTACTTCTTCGCTTTTGCTACCTGCACCATCACCATGGAGTTCCAACAACTTACTCAATTCAAATCGTGGCTTTTTCAATACTTTGACCTGTAATATAATTATCATTCACATTTAAACAtcgttactattattattacattcTTTTCCATTAATTATAAGGCGCTCGATTATACGTACTTTACGGATGTAAACATCATGGAGTGGGTAAATTCCTTGCGAGGCTTTTTCGATGTCTTTAGCTGTAGCATCTGGCAACAGCTTACTGACAACACCCTTCAAGTCGCTCTTGGTGACATCGTTCGTGATCGTGTCTACCATTTTCTGTCTGATTTTCTTAACCTACACAAAAAAGCAtatcaatatatgtataactTTCTATATGCATAATAATTCATGATGATGAATTCCATTACAAATGTCGCAACATcgaatatcattattttttatgtataaaaaataatgtgGTAAGGAAGTGCCCATTACTCTATGCAATTTATGAATCACAAAAGTTGTTGTACAACTTTTCTGAACTTTGGATTGCAATCACTAAATACAGATAGTTTGTCCAATTCATGTAAGTGCTAACCTGTGCATGCTGGGCATAACATGTTTTCCTGGTGCTCAGTTGGTCCTTGTTAGTAAAACCAATGCAGAAAACTCTAAGGAGATAACCATCTGTGGTTTTAACATCAACATTAGCTTCAATCAAAGTCTGCCATTTCTTGACCATGGATCTCAATTTGTCTGTAGTCAGATCCATGCCATGGAAGTTGGTCAATACATTACGATGTTGAACATCTTCTGCAATCAACCTGAATTTACGGAAAGATCTTTCTGCATCCCCATCATTTTGCAAATCAGCCAGGGACACTTCAAATACTCTGTATTTCAGACCTTCAGAAGCAATCTctgtaaaataagaaaatagaaattagcCAGGGGGACCACTTTCCATAAGCTGAATTATTACCAAAAAGTAATGGTAACAAAATAATGCTATGGTAAAATATCTCACTTGTTCCTTGGGTTCTGTTGACCAATGTTTTACCAACATGACGGTTGGTGAACATAGACGGTGCCTTAACATCGTACCAGTCCTTACGAGTGAAAGGATCAACACTATAACCAAAGAAAATTAGGTTAGAAGTCTACACTTTGAGGTTATGTATGGCAATCCCTAAACCATATTTCACAAAAATCATAATACTTTACGattataaattcatatttaaattacttaattttctaaaatatcaaaTGCATTGCTTATCATGAAATCAATAGTTTCTTTcatataaatgtaattaaataaaagaatgataaataacaaacaattataagtacaatattatataaatatactaccgtaaaaaaaaataaaaaggattaAGTTTTCAAGTTACTTTTTATATGAATTAGTATACTGACAGAATCAAAATATTAAACGTGTGCTACAAGCAAACGTACGAATGTCAGCTGCATGGAATCTACTTTGATATTAAGCATCTTAAAAGGTATCAAGCAGGAAATTATATTTCTGATATAAACAACATTTAAAGTacagtagaaaaatattataatttacttaCATCTTCTTTTTAACACCCTTTTTACCACCTTTTGAAAGCCCCTTATTTTTACCCACCGCCATGATTAAAGTTACGCACGGAAAGAACCACGCTTCCTTCGAAGCGGAAACTGGCAGAACACCCTATCGACTATCGATATTTTCATCGGTGTTGATTGGCTgacatttgtatatttatattttaaataatcatgttttgaaaaataaataattgcgttataactttaaaaaattaagttttcaacctatatttaattaaatttaagtcAAATGTTCACTTTAAAAGTAATGTATGAACACTAAAAACATTAAACTAGTCATTCTTGTTACCATAATAAAAACTAATTGAATTACCTATCAATTATAATGATCACGTCAAGTAAttgataattttgtaaata is drawn from Osmia lignaria lignaria isolate PbOS001 chromosome 14, iyOsmLign1, whole genome shotgun sequence and contains these coding sequences:
- the LOC117607497 gene encoding putative fatty acyl-CoA reductase CG5065 — protein: MAESKVEEIPDRIVETFRNQNILITGGTGFLGKVVIEKFLRCLPNTEQIYLLIRSKKGKDPKHRIEEIFNSPLFEKVKEQRGAAELRKAITVVYGDVSLPGLGLSTEDRQMLCEKINIVYHAAATVRFDELLKKAVLVNTRGTKQMLDLAKEMKHLKLFAHISTAYCHLEEKLLGERPYPPPADPHKIIKCVEWMDDEVVEAMTDKILGDIPNTYAFTKALSEGLVQEAMPHIPAIILRPSIVIPVWKEPLPGWTDNINGPTGLLIGAGKGVIRTMYCNENGYADYLPVDIAVNAILTSSWNYIYLKDHEKRVYNLTSSSEFKVSWAEIIARGRKITEKVPLNGVVWYPGGSMKKSRLMHNICVFLFHMIPAYLIDALIFLAGYKPIMCRVQRRIQKGFEVFEYYANNQWDFENSNIFELRDKQNPVEYKKYQLHGEDMDIDAYFETCIRAARIYILNELPETLPAARRHLKIMYWVDVIAKILFFVLLIYILASWSGSFRALLIGSWSFATSTLLR
- the RpS3A gene encoding ribosomal protein S3A, translated to MAVGKNKGLSKGGKKGVKKKIVDPFTRKDWYDVKAPSMFTNRHVGKTLVNRTQGTKIASEGLKYRVFEVSLADLQNDGDAERSFRKFRLIAEDVQHRNVLTNFHGMDLTTDKLRSMVKKWQTLIEANVDVKTTDGYLLRVFCIGFTNKDQLSTRKTCYAQHAQVKKIRQKMVDTITNDVTKSDLKGVVSKLLPDATAKDIEKASQGIYPLHDVYIRKVKVLKKPRFELSKLLELHGDGAGSKSEEVGETGSKVDRPEGYEPPVQESV